The following proteins are encoded in a genomic region of Chlorogloeopsis sp. ULAP01:
- a CDS encoding ATP-binding protein, with product MNLELSTPLELIGRSAEFQRIVEVLAEDGDLLIVGVPGSGRRTLVRGATSAVGAIVLEIDCIRATDGERFVQLLAEAINQSFDAAQIQDWVAKSAREFFRFQFEESGGKLLLMRSLNQKQLWQAFEILLQLPQLLADMQDQRVALILQSFPHIRSWDRSGLWETTLRREIHKQTRVSYVLVATIAETTHHAEETNYPIETVQLAPLAKDVLAVWAREILQAVGLTFDSRSKALQLFLDAVQGHIGDAMALIRRLQTLCRPHELITEQDVKQAIEAQLKDLSITYESLLMLLPGNQVHLLECLACDPTDKPQSREYIQKHGLSRGGSLQGALFGLQHKGLIYGAEQRYQLALPLLGLWLRQRLS from the coding sequence GTGAACTTGGAATTGTCTACTCCTTTAGAATTAATTGGGCGATCGGCAGAATTTCAACGGATAGTGGAAGTTCTGGCAGAAGATGGTGATTTGTTGATTGTAGGAGTACCTGGAAGTGGGCGACGAACTTTAGTACGAGGGGCAACTTCGGCAGTGGGAGCGATCGTGCTAGAGATAGACTGCATTCGCGCCACAGATGGAGAGAGATTTGTGCAATTGCTAGCGGAGGCAATTAATCAAAGTTTTGATGCAGCACAAATCCAAGACTGGGTTGCCAAAAGTGCAAGAGAGTTTTTTCGGTTTCAGTTTGAAGAAAGCGGCGGTAAACTTTTGCTGATGCGTTCCCTGAACCAAAAGCAGTTGTGGCAAGCATTTGAAATTTTGCTCCAGTTGCCTCAACTGTTAGCTGATATGCAAGATCAGCGAGTTGCGTTGATTTTGCAAAGTTTTCCCCACATCCGCTCCTGGGATCGCAGTGGTTTGTGGGAAACAACCCTGAGGCGAGAAATTCACAAACAAACTCGTGTCAGTTACGTGCTAGTAGCAACGATTGCCGAAACAACTCACCACGCAGAAGAGACTAACTATCCAATCGAAACAGTACAGTTAGCTCCCTTAGCCAAAGATGTTTTAGCAGTTTGGGCAAGAGAAATTTTGCAGGCAGTAGGACTAACATTTGATTCTCGCTCCAAAGCACTACAACTATTTTTAGATGCTGTTCAAGGACATATTGGCGATGCGATGGCACTAATTCGCCGTCTGCAAACTCTATGTCGTCCTCATGAACTAATTACTGAGCAAGATGTAAAGCAAGCAATAGAAGCACAACTCAAAGATTTATCTATCACTTATGAGTCCTTGTTGATGTTACTCCCAGGCAATCAAGTACATCTTTTAGAATGCTTGGCTTGCGATCCCACTGACAAGCCCCAAAGCCGAGAGTATATTCAAAAACATGGTCTTTCCCGTGGCGGCAGTTTGCAAGGTGCATTATTCGGACTTCAGCACAAAGGATTGATTTACGGTGCTGAACAACGGTATCAATTGGCATTACCACTACTAGGTTTGTGGTTACGCCAGCGTTTGAGTTAA